Within Geitlerinema sp. PCC 9228, the genomic segment CCAGGCCAGCATCAACCATGTGTTGGCCACCGAAGCCTTTAGCGAGTCTCCTGAAGTCCAAGTCTTCAACAAATATCATCCCAGTTTGGTCGCAGAGATGATGAGCTAGTTTGAACTGCCAGTCTAGACGGTAATTCGCAATATTTTCGTGCACTCGACCTATCCGCTTGATGAGTTTGAGCCAGTTTGTTGACCCCTTCTGTTTCCCTTTCACTGTTTCCCTTTCAGCTTGCGGTGTAGTCGATTGAAGAAACGAGGACGAGAAACCTGCTCACCATCAGAGGTGGATAGGAAATACTCGAGCCCGACCTCCCACCCCAGGAGGTGACCCGCAGGCGGGAGGTTGAGGTTGGGTACATCAACGTCAGCCTTGAGAGTCAGCATGACGTACCAGCCAGAATGTTTCTGCTTTTTGGATTCAGTTAACCCTTTCTTCTGGCGGTAGGAATCGGGATAGGGGGGGTCGGCTGGGATGATGTACTCCTTCTGGAGACTGCAAGCATTGACCGGGCACTTTCGACTGTCGATCCAGTCTTTGCGTTCCTCGACCGCGTGGTTATAGACCTGGCGGCAAGTCTCCAGCCAATTAAGCATCTGGAGTTCCAGTTCCAGATCTGGGTAAATTCGGTATGAGTAGGTCAATACAAGCATGTTGCCATTATAGCTTAGGAGAACTAGCAATGCTCCTAGAAATAGCGGGAAGAGTTTGGCGACTCCGTTCTACTCCATGGCTTCGGCTTTCATCTCGACCCTCGCCTTCGGCAGAGTGCGGGGCTTTCCGCCGAGTAAGCTAACTTGGAGGAAACTGGGGAACGGATTTCACAACCAATCAGTTCCCCCATCGCGGCTAGCGCAGTCATACCGCTGGCGGTGAACGTAGCCGAACTGCGTTTCCCGCTCGTTTTCTAATGGTTAGACGTTGACCACTTTTTTATCGGTATCGGCACCGGATGCAGTTTGGTGTTCCAACTTCTGGAACATGGCAAACAAGTGGTCTGCCCAATATTTCACGTCGTAGGTGGTGACGGTCTGGTACATGCTCTCCATGCTGGTTTTTTGTTCTTCTTCTGACATATCCAAAGCGCGATCGATGCTATGGTCCATACGATCCATAGAGTAGGGATTGGTCAAAATGGCTTCTGGCAGTTCCACGGCTGCCCCGACAAATTCGGAAAGTACCAGTGCCCCACCTTGTCCTTCGTGGGCAACGATGTATTCTTTAGCGACCAAATTCAAGCCGTCGCGTAAGGGGGTGGTCCAGCAAATATCGGCGGCGCGGTAGTAGCAAATTAAGTCTCTGTAGGGAACCGGTTGGGTAAACAGTAGCACCGGCATCCAGTCAAACCGGGCAAAGCGACCGTTGATTTTGCCCACCAACTGTTCGATTTGTTTTTGGGCATTTTTGTACACGCGCATGCCGGAAGCAGCGGAAACGCAGGTCATGACAAAGTGAATTTGGCCGTGCAGTTCTGGGCGACGTTCCAATAGGCGCTCGAAGGCTTCCAGCATTTCCCGGTTGCCTTTGACGTAGTCTACCCGTCCGGCGGCGATGATTAGCTTGCGTCCGTTGAGTTCGGAGCGAACTTCTTCCAAACGCTGTTGGGTTTCTGGTTTGTGCAGTTCGGTGAGGATTTGGTCGGCGTCGGTCCCTACGGGGAGGGCGTCGATGTTGACGATTTGGCCTTTGTACCGCAGTTGGGTAACCATTTCCGGTTCCGCCAGGGCGGTGCCTGTGGAGGTCAGGTGGTCGGGGACTGGTTGGGTTTTGAGGACTTCCACTTCTCGTAGGCTGCGGGCAACGTTGACGAAGTTTTCTGAGTAACGGGGAATGTGGAAACCGCAAATGTCGCAGCACAGCAAGCTGTCCACAATGGCTTCCCGCCAGGGCAAAATGTTGAAGATATCCACTGAGGGAAAGGGGGTGTGGTGGAAGAAGGCAATCCGGGCGTTGGGCTTGATTTCGCGGATGTATTGGGGCACCAACCACAGGTTGTAGTCATGGACCCAAATGAGGGCGTCTTCGGCGGCTTCTTCACAGGCGGCTTCTGCAAAGAGGCGGTTGATGGTTTTGAAGTTTTCCCAGTCGGAGGATTCGTAGGTAAAGTGGTAGGGGAAGGAATGCAGAATCGGCCAGAAGGCTTCTTTGGAGGTGATGTGGTAGAAATGCTTTACCTGTTCCGCACTTAGGGGGATGCGGCGTACGCTGTAGTTGGCATCTTCTACGTCCACGCTTTGTTGGAAGTTGTTTTGCTCTTTGCTGTTGACTTGTTTCCAAGCAATCCAGGTGCCTCGATTGACGCTGGCGAAAAAGCTGCGCAAGGTGGGCACGATGCCGTTGGGGCTTTGTTTGGCTTGAAAGCGAACTTGGCCGTTTTCGATGACTTCGTCGAAGGGTTGGCGGTGGTACAGAATAACTAAAGATGATTTCATAAGTTTGGCCTCGTAAATTGAGCTGCTTGGTGGCAATGGACTTGGCGATCGCTTGGGAACGTTGCGATCGCCGTTGTAATAACAGATGTTTTCAATCCGCTAGTATTGGGCGTTGGGCAAGGTTTCTTTGACAAAATACCGACAAATATCAACTGCAGTTTTTCCCAGAACACCACGAATATTATAGAACGAGCATACCAATTGCTCTGGCTTACAAACGTACGTTGTCTTTCTCCAACTGGTGCGGTCGGTTTGGGAGGACAAGCTTGACTCGGTTACCAAATTTGCCAGTACAAACCATTTAAGTTTGCCACTGTCTCCCCCCTAACCCCAGTACCAATAAGCTCAATAATCCTGAAAAGTCCAATAGAATTTTACACAGGTTAGGTTTATGCCTGACATTTGCGTGTTTAATCGAGCTAAAAATATCCGTGAGTCCATAAAAGTACGTACCAAGCGCTTGCGGCAGCTGGTTCGGATAGCCTCCCAGCTGGCGGTTGGCTGCAAGACCAACCACCACTTTTCCATTGCCGATGCTAGAAAATTCCCGTTGGCAGGATGGAACCCTGCTGTTCCCCATAGCAAAAACTACTAAGTACAGGTTGTCAAGAGTATAGCACAAGTTTGGCAACGTTTCTTTATAATTTTTCCACAATCGGTGCCTGGTGGAGGCTATCCCAAACAGCCATCAGGGCGGCAAACGTTGGCGATGCGGGACATAGGGAGGATTCAGGAGGACTGGCACCAGGGGGATTGGCCCCATTTTCTCTCCTGGGCGTGACCTTGACAAATTCCGAACAGCTCTGGTACGGTAGGGCGCTAAGCGATGTAGCGTGCATTTTGCCAGCCATTTTTGGGCTTTTCCCACTCCCTTGGTTTCTATGGCAAAGGGGCACAGCTGAGCCAGACGCGATCGCAATTGAATTTTCATGATTGCTGCTTGAATTTCCCAATCAATTGCACAGCGGCAGCAAGCCATCCAAGGGGGAAAGCGTTGCTCGAACCAGCCCAACGCTGCATCCAAGGTTTGTGTTTTGCCCCTTCAAAAAGGGCAGGGGTTCCAGATTTCCCAGAGGTTCCGGTGATTGTTGACACATCTCGTTCTATAGACCTAGTCGAACCAGCCACCCAGGAATTGCTCGACTGGGTCGTTGACCTAGAGAATTCCGATATTTCCTATTTTGAGCAAGTCCAGCAACTGGCGACCAAACTGGGGGCCCACTACCGCCGCGATGGACTGACGGAAGTTGGATTTTGGGCCCCCGAACTGAGCGCCCAACAAGCCATCAAACCACAAGAAATTTTTCTCGAAATCCTCACCCCCATTGAAAATATTGATTTCCGCGCGCCAGAGAGCGTGGTGTCTTTCCGCTGCAACCGCCTGCGCCTATGGCAGCACGGAGAATATTTATGGGGCGTCATCCGCGGTATGCGACCGGGAACCGCCAAACAAGCGGGTTCTTTGTATTGGCTGCGCTATTTAGACGCCCGCGATCGCTTGCACACCATCCGCGATCCCATGGCGTACTCCCTGCCATTTGGCATTTTTGCCCCCGCGGAACTATACGACATGGAAACCATGCAGGCGCAGCGCCCGGATTTGGATTATTTTCGCGACTATCCTCCCCGAAAAGGGGACGAAATCCCCCGGGTGGGCGCTCCCAAAAATATTTTGCAACTGCATGTAGGTACTGCTGCGGAAGATGGGACCCTGGAAAGCCTGGCAGCACTGTTCCGCCGCATCTCCGAAAAACTGGCCCGAGGCATGGAACTCACCCCTGCCGAAAAAAATTATATTGGCTACGACGCCGTACAGCTGCTGCCCATCGAACCCACCATCGAATACCGCAGCGAAGAAGCCAGCGAAGGAGAATTTTTCCACATCCTCAAAACCGGTTTGCACCAGGGAGAAGTCAAACTCGACATCCAGCTGCGCAAACCCAACACTCAAGACTGGGGATACGACATTCCCGTATTGGGTGCCTCCGCAGTCAACCCGGCTCTGTTGGGCAGCTTGCGCCCCCAAGAAATTGTGGATTTTGCCGCTGCCCTGCACAACTTTTCCACCGGTCCCATCCAACTCATTTACGATTTGGTCTACGGACATGCTGACAACCAATCTGAGGAACTGGTCAACCGCCGTTTCTTAAAAGGTCCAAATATGTACGGTCAGGACCTTAACCACCAGCTGCCCACGGTCCGGGCGATTTTGCTGGAAACCCAACGGCGTAAAATCAATACCGGTGCCGATGGTATTCGCGTGGATGGCGGTCAGGACTTTCGCTTTTTCAATCCGCTGACCGGTCGCGTGGAACAAGATGATGCCTATTTGCTGGCTATGAGCGATGTGGTGCAAGAAATTGGCGGATACCAGCGGTTGATGTTTACCATTTTTGAAGATGGGCGTCCCTGGCCGGAAGAAGGGTGGGAAGAAAAATCCACCTATTTAGATTTAATCGAACTCAAACCGGAATCCTACCAGTGGGGTCCGTTGATTTTTGCCCACAATACCCCAGCGCTGAATAAATTTTGGGATCAAAAATGGCGGCGGGTGTGCGAGGTGATCTACCGGGGGGCTCACTGGATTACCGGCTGTGCCAACCACGATACCGTGCGCCGGGGCAACCAAATCGATTTGGATGCGGATATTAACTGGCATTTGGGCAGTAGCTTACCCGAAGTGCTGCACAATGCCTACGACAACCAGGCGGTGACTCTGTGGGTGTACGGATTTAGTCCGGGATTGCCTATGGACTTTATCAATGCCACCAGCCGGGCACCGTGGATGTTTTTCCGCAATACCGACGAACGCTATGGGGTGAAGGTGGTTTCCGAGGAAATCGGCTTTTTATACTGGCAGGTTACTCCCCACATCTACCAAGATCCCAATAATTTCCCCCGTCTCAAAGAGTTGGGATTTGAAAGGTTGGAACAGGTACGGGAATTTGGCACGGCTTTGAGCAAAACCATGGTAGAGATGGAATATCACTTGCCGGATGTGGTCCGTGCCTGTCAGTCGTGTTTGGGAGAGTCTGCTCAAGCCTGCGAGCTTTCCTATTTGAGTGCTTTAAATCAACCGGGGATGGTGAATTTTTTGAAAGATTTGACCATTCGCAAGTTAAAAGATTTTGCCCGCCGGTTTATGGAAGATTGTTATGGCGTGTGCAATGTCTTCCGCTACCAAGAGGATTTAGATCCGGTCCAGGTAGATTTTAATTGCAGCTTGCGTCGGTTCCGCCACCAACATCCGTGGTTGGATGGCAATCTGACCGGTAGCGATCGCTTTAATAAATATAGCGATGAAGAACGTACCATTTATTATGGGGTTCGTAGCCATCCGGAAAATGCCAGCGAACAAGTGGCCATGGTTGCCCATATGGGTGGCGAACCGGGAGAAGTGTCTTTAGAAGACTGGCTGCAATTGGACCAATCTCAATGGCAAGTGGCGATCGCTTCTCCCAGTTTGCGCTCAAACAACCAGCTAGATGACTTGCGCCGCTTTCAATTGTGCGACAGCCAAGGCGTCTTGTTGGTTCGTAAGTAAGCCCAAAACCAGGGAAATGGATGGTCCCTTGCCCCAACCACCGTCGAGTCAAGAGAAACAACTGTGATAGCCCAAACAGAAAACTCCGTTACCTTAGTGGAAGCGGCTACCCAAGAACTACTCGATTGGGCGGCAGCCATCACCGAATCCGATCGCACCTATTTTGAAAAAGCCAAAGCCCTCGCCAGCCGTCTGGGAAGCCACTATCGTCGCGAAGATGGACTCACCGAAATTGGGTTTTGGACGCCGGAACTTACCGGCGAAGCCCTGGAAATGATGGAAGTACGTCTGGAAGTGCTAACCCCCCTCGATCCCATTGACTGGCGCTGTGGCACTTCCCAAGTGGTGCGCTTCCAACGCGATCGCGTGGCCTTGAAACCGCACCGAGAGTATCTTTGGGGCGTTTTATCGGGGATGCGACCTGGCAGCCGCGATCGGGCAGGTTCTTTTTATTGGCTGCGCTACCTAGACGCACAAAACCGCCCACAAACCGTACGGGATGTGGTGGCGACATCTCTGCCGTTCGGCATTTTTGCCCCGGCAGAATTGTACGATACGGCAAGCTTACAGGAAAATCGCGCGGATTTGGACTATTTAGCCACTTCCGGTTCCACTCAAGCGGAAAGCCACTCGCTGCCACGAACCCATCCGCCAAGCAATATTTTACAAATTTATCTGGGTACGGCTTCCGAGGCAGGAACAGTTGAGGGACTGACCAAGATTTACCAGCAAATTGCTACCAAACTACAAAACCAACAGGAACTAAACGCTGCCGAAACCAACTTTATTGGCTACGACGCCGTACAATTGCTGCCAGTGGAACCCACCATTGAATATGGTAGCGATCGCCATCAAGACGAAAACAGCGAAGAAAACGAAATTGATAGCGAATTCTTTACGTTTCTAACTCCTTCAGAAGCAGATCTGCCTTCCTCAGAAGACCTGGAACTGCTCGATGTTGCCACCGTACAGCTGCAACGTCCCAACACCCAAAACTGGGGCTTCGATGTGCCGATTTTGGGCGGATCGACCATCAATCCAGCATTTTTGGAAACCCTACGCCCCGATGAAATGGTGGATCTGATTGCCACCCTGCACAATTTCCCCACCGGTCCTATTCAAGTTATCTTTGATGTGGTCTTTAGCCACGCCGACGACCAAGCCGAACTGTGTCTCAATCGCCAGTTTTTAAAAGGAGGAAATTCCTACGGTCAGGAGTTGAACCACCAACTACCTACGGTACGGGCTATTTTCCAAGAAATCCTGCGGCGGAAGGTAAATTTTGGTATTGATGGTATTCGCCTCGATCGCGCCCACGAATATCAATTTTTCAACCCCCTCAGCGGTCGCATGGAACAAGACGATGCTTTCTTGCTGGAAATGAGCGATGTGGTGCAGGAGATTAACGGCTACCGACGCCATTTGTGTACCATTTTTGAAGATGCTCGCCCCTGGCCGGACGAAGGTTGGGAACAGGTGGCTACCTATCGGGATTTAATCGAACAAAAACCGGGGTCCTATCAGTGGAGTCCGCTGATTTTTGGGAACAATGCTCCCATGCTATATTCTTTCTGGCAAGAGTATGAAAAACGCATTGACGAAGTTATACACCATGGAGAACGTTGGGTGGTGGGTTGCGGCAACCACGACACCTTGCGACGAGCCCATCAAATCGATCCCGAAATTTCTACCGATATTGATTGGCATTTGGGAGATGACCTGCGGTCGGTGTTCCTCAATGCCTATGATAACCCAGCTGTTAATACCTGGCTGTACGCCTTTTCCCCGGGATTGCCTATGGACTTTCTCCATGCCACCATGCGATCGCCCTGGATGTTTTTCCGCAATACCGACCGCCGCTATGGGGTTTTGGTGGTATCGGAAGAAGTCGGATTTCTGTACTGGCATCTGACGCCCCAACTGTACGATGATGAAAAAGCATTTCCTCGGGTTAAATCTCTAGGATTCACCAAATTGACAGATTTGCGCAAGTTTTGCATGTCGCTGCGGCGGGGAGTTTTGGAACGGGAATATGACCTGGACGAAATTGTGGCGGCGTGCAAGCAATGCCTGGATCCGGACAACATGGATTGCGATTTGCCGTCGCTGGGTCCGTTGGAGGATGAGAATTCCATTGCATTCGTGCGGTATATCAACAGCGATCGCTTAAAAGAATTTGCCCGCCGGTTTTTAGAAGACGCCTACGAATTCTGCAACGTTTGGCGTTACGCCAACCAACTTGATTCAAAACAAACCCATTTTAATTTGCAACTGCGTAAGTTTCGCCAACAAAACCCTTGGTTGCAATATAACTTAAAAAGCCGCGATCGCTTTCATAGAGTCAGCGACGATCGGCGAATTGTGTTTTACGGCAAACGCCACAACCCCGACAATCCCCAGGAAGAAATTGTGATGCTGGCTCATATCTGGGGCGACCCCATGATGGTTTCCTTGGGAGATTGGTTGCAGTTGGACTTGTCAGAGTGGCAAAGCGCGATCGTTTCTCCTTCCCTGGCAGAAGATGATAGGTTGAAAGACCTCCGTTATTTGGAACTGCGCAATAGCGAAGCGCTGGTGTTGAAGGTGAAGTGATGCGGGGCATACCGAGGGGGCAACCACGGGGGGATTGCCCCGACAAGAATTGTGATTTTTGTATACCCGATCTCCCACGCCCGGTACCCCCCACAATCGATACCATCATTTTTAAGAAACATCACACGAAGCTCCCAAGCGATCGCAGAAGCTGGTATATCTAGAAAACCATCCCCAGCAAAAAACCTGTTTGCATTGAAGCTTTTATTGCTATGACTGCCAACCAAACCAAATATGTAATGGCGCTCGATTTGGGCACCACAGGCAATCGAGCCTTAATTTTTAATAGCAGCGGCAACGTCGTCGCACAAGTATATAAAGAATTTACCCAACACTATCCCAAACCCGGCTGGTTGGAACACGATCCCAACGAAATTTGGCAAGACACCCGCACCTGCATGCAGCAAGTTTTGCAGGAAAATAACATCAACGCCAACGAAATTGCCGCCATTGGCTTAACCGTGCAGCGGGAAACCTGCCTGTTGTGGGATAAAACCACCGGCATGCCCTTGCACAACGCCATCGTCTGGCAGGATCGGCGTACCGCCAACATGTGCCGCCAGCTCATCGAACAAGGCAAAGCCCCAGAAATCAACGAACGCACCGGCTTGGTGTTAGACGCCTACTTCTCCGCCACCAAACTGGCTTGGCTGTTGGATTGGGTTAAACGGGAAAATCCCAATATAAATTTAGACAACGTCATTGCCGGCACCATCGATAGCTGGATTTTGTGGAACTTAACCGGTCAGCAAGTTCATGCCACCGATGCCAGCAACGCCAGCCGCACCATGCTGATGAACATTTCCTCGCAGGAATGGGATAAACAACTGCTGGATTTGTTTGGCATTCCTGCCCACATGATGCCGCAAATTAAAAATAGCATTGGCTGGTTTGGCAAAACCGATCCTGCCCTGCTTGGCCTAGAAATCCCCATTACCGCCATTTTTGGCGACCAACAAGCTGCCCTCTTTGCCCACGGATGCGATCGCCCAGGTATGTTGAAATGTACCTATGGCACCGGTTGCTTTTTAATCTCCCAATCCGGCGAACAACTCACCCGTTCCGACAACCAACTCCTGTCTACCGTCGCTTGGACCCAAGCCGCCAACAGCCACAGCAGCAAAACAGTGAACTTCGCCCTAGAAGGCGCCATGTTTACCACCGGTGCCTGCATTCAGTGGTTGCGGGATGGCTTGCAACTAATTGACTCTGCCCCAGAAACCGAATTTTTATCCCAACAAGTGCAAGATACCAACGGCGTTTATTTCGTTCCTGCCTTAAGCGGTTTGGGTGCCCCCCACTGGGATATGAGCGCGCGCGGTGCCTTTTTGGGAATTACCGGTGGCGTCAAACGGGAACACATGGTGCGAGCAGTTTTAGAATCCATCGCCTACCAAGTCAAAGAAGTAGTTGTCGCCATGAACAAAGATGGGAACAACATCGAACTGTTAAAAGTCGATGGAGGCGCTTCTCAAAATAATTTCCTGATGCAATTTCAAGCCGACGTATTAGGAATTCCTGTAGAACGCCCTGCCATTCTTGATGCCACCGCTCAAGGAGCCGCCTTTGGTGCCGGATTGGGGATTGGTTTTTGGGATGATTATGCCAAATTGGTAAAAAATCGCCAAGTCGATCGCGTTTTTGAACCCGGTGCCGACACCGTCGTTGCCCAAACCAACTTTGAAAAATGGATTCAGGCAGTGGAACGGGCAAAAGATTGGATTGAGTAGGATGGGAGCGTGGGAGCGTACCGAGCGTGGGAGCTTGGGAGCGTGGGAGCTTGGGAGCGTGGGAGCGTGGGAGCTTGGGAGCTTGGGAGTGTGGGAGCTTGGGAGCGTGGGAGCTTGGGAGCTTGGGAGATATAATTGGTTGTTTTCTCCGATGCTCCGACGCCCCGATGCTCCGATGCTCCGACGCCCCGACGCCCCGATGCTCCGATGCTCCGACGCCCCGATGCTTCGATGCCCTCTCCCCATCCATACAATTGGCGGCTATCATAGGGGCAAACAACTGTTGCTTGCCGAACTTGGGGAAAACCGTATGGCGATCGCATCTTTATCCTTAGAAGAACTGCTAGAACTGGTTAGCCATGACAAACTAGAACAACTGCTGCGGGAATCAGCCGCCGCTGCTGCCTCCCAAGGCAACTGGAGCAAAGTGCAAAAAATTGCCGAATTTGTCACCAACCAGTTGCAACCCGCCCCGAGCGAAGTTGAAGGGGCAGAAACCCAGCAAAACAGCCAATTGGTGACGCAATCCGGTCAAACCACCGATTCCACACCCAACGGGTCAGTAGAAATGAATTTTAGTGCCAGTACCTTCGGTCGCGAACCAGATGTTATAACCGGTGACGAAGGGTAATAAAGGCATCGAATGGGGTCAAGGCAAACAGCTAGCCTGCGGCGATCGAAGTCGAACCGCAATTGGTCAAAACGATACATAGGGGTAGGGGCGCAACGCGTTGTGCCCCCGTGCCTGCCCCCCGGGAAATGAAACTTTCTCCCAACCATCGAGGGACGTTATGAAGCGAATTCTAGCAAAAACTTGGAAGTGGTTTTTCTTGGGCTTGTTTGCCGCTTGGGCGATCGCAGCTTGCTCCAACCAACAGCAAGCCACCCAGCAACAGCCATCCTCCATCATGGTGGAAGACCCATTACCACAAATTGAAAAACTTGCCAAGCCCTCCCTACCCGCTTGGATCGAAGAAATTCATCCCGTGGGGCAGGCAGAACCCCTTTCTCAAATTCGCATTCGTTTCCAAGACCCCCTCATTCCTGTAGAAGCCTTAGACGCCGACACCACCCAGGACAAATTAAAACATTTTGAAATTTCTCCGGACCTGCCCGGCAGATTTCGGTTTTTAACCCCCAAAATGGTGGGATTTCAAGCCGATCGCGCCTTGCCCAACGCCAGCCGAGTGCGAGTAACCATCAAATCTGGTTTAAGCGACTTGCAAGATCGGACCCTCAACCAAGATTTGGCGTGGACCTTTGAAACCAATCCCATCCAACTAACCAACTTACCCAGCATCAAACCCAACCCTTATTCCGAACCACAATTTATCGACCTAGAACCCAAACTAGAATTTACTTCCAACGTCGAACTTGACCAAAAATCCCTACAAAAACACGCCCAACTCGTATCAATCAAAGACGATACAATTATTTCCCTAAACGCTTCCCTCCTCACCAAAGACAATCCCAGACAAAATTTAACCCCGCAAGAGAAATTCGATCCTTCCAAACTGCGCTGGCGATATCAACTAGAACCCAAACAAAAATTACAAAAAGGCACCGAATATCGCTTAGAATTTACCAGTGGTTTGGAACCCAAAATTGGCAATTTAGCCAGCCAAACCAAATTTACTTCCAACGTCAAAACTTACGAACAATTGGCGTTTGAAGAATTGCAGTATTTCGGACAACCCAACGCTGGCGGTGCCTACGGTCGCTTTCAAAAAGGCGGGGCAGAGCTCAAATTTAACAATGGATTGGCAGCCGAATCGGCAGAAAAACACATTCGCGTTACCAACAACCAACAAAAACGTAGGGGCAGTGCCCCCGTGCCTGCCCCCAGTGCCCCCGTGCCTGCCCTGACGGGAAGCGAAGATTTGCCCCTAGTGCGCGCTTATCAAAATAGCGATACGGTGGAAATCAATCCTTGGGCATTGGAACCAGCCACCAGCTATACCATTACTGTCGAAAAAGGGTTAAAAGACCGCTACGGGCAAACCTTAGAAGAAGATGTAGAAATTGAATACAGTACCGGCGATTTGGCTGCCGATATTTGGGCACCTTCAGGAACCAATATTTTCCCCGCCGCCGAAGATTTGCAGCTCAATATTTTTGCGACGAATTTGCCCCGTTCCCAATATCAAGCTGCCTATCAAGTGGTACAGCCAGAGGATTTAATCTTTACCGATAGTGCCTATCCTCAAGGTGAACAAAAGGATTTATTACCGCAAAAGCAAAACTGGTCTACATTTGACATTCAGCAACAGAAAAACGAAAAGAGCAGCATCACCGTTCCCATAAAAGAACAATTGGGCGGCGATACAGGAATGTTGGCATATGGCGTGACCGCGCGTACCAATCAATACGAAACGGAAGATGGCGGCAAACGCTGGCGAGAACCCGATTTTTATGGTTTGGTACAGCTAACCAATTTGGGGGTGTGGGCACAGGTCTTCCCCGAGTCTAGCTTGGTGCGGGTTCATCATTTGGACGATGGGTCGCCTGTTGCCAATGCTGCGGTGGAAGTATATCCGTCGAAACTGTTTGCCGGGCGGCGTTCGGAACAACAACGTCTGCAGCCGGAAGTTTGTGCTGAAGGAACCACCGATAGTACGGGAACGCTGAAACTTGACCAAGAAGCGTTGTCTGGCTGTATGCCCCAGGGGCGTTTTGACGAAGCGCCGGAGTTGCTTTTTGTAGCCAGAGAAAACCAAGATTGGGCGTACGCGCGGATACAATCCTACAGCGGTGCCTACGGTTATGGTGCCAATTTGGAATGGAACGAGGGATCCCCCCAGTCGCGGGGTACGATTTTCAGCGATCGCAAGTTGTATCAACCCGGCGAAACCGCCCATTTTACCGGCGTGGCGGCTTATTTAGACGATGGCGAACTGGCGTTGGATAAAAACACTCGCTATACCGTAACTCTACAAGACCGCGAAGGCAATAAAGAGGAACTGGGCAGCTATACCACCAACGATTTGGGTACGTTTTCGGTAGACTTGCCCATTGCTGAAGACCGGTCGTTGAGTTTCTATACGTTGCAAGCGCGTTCTCAACGGGGTGTGGAAATTAGCGGCGAGTTCCGGGTTACTGAGTTGAATCCCCCCAATTTTAAAGTAGATGTGGCTGTAGATTCGGACTATGTGCAATTTGGCGATACTTTAACTGCCCAAGTAAATAGCGAATATTTATTCGGGGCACCGGTTGCTGAAGGCAATGCCACTTACTACGTCACTCGTTCCCAGAAGTCATTGCAACCAGACCAATGGGAAGAGTTCCAGTTTGGTCGTCAGTGGTTTTTCCCGGAAGAAAGCCCCACCGTTGACAGCCAAGTATTGGAAAAACAGGCGGTTCTAAACGAATCGGGTGAGGGTTCGTTTGAGGTGAAGGTAGACGAAGATTTGCCCTATCCCATGCAGTATCGCCTGGAAGCGGAGGTGAGCGATGTTTCCAACCTGTCGGTGGCGAACTCGCAGACGGTGACAGTGTTGCCCAGCGATCGCATGATTGGTTTGCGCAGCAATTTTGTCGCCGATGCCCAA encodes:
- a CDS encoding transposase translates to MKGKQKGSTNWLKLIKRIGRVHENIANYRLDWQFKLAHHLCDQTGMIFVEDLDFRRLAKGFGGQHMVDAGL
- a CDS encoding helix-turn-helix domain-containing protein, which codes for MLVLTYSYRIYPDLELELQMLNWLETCRQVYNHAVEERKDWIDSRKCPVNACSLQKEYIIPADPPYPDSYRQKKGLTESKKQKHSGWYVMLTLKADVDVPNLNLPPAGHLLGWEVGLEYFLSTSDGEQVSRPRFFNRLHRKLKGKQ
- the ggpS gene encoding glucosylglycerol-phosphate synthase, whose amino-acid sequence is MKSSLVILYHRQPFDEVIENGQVRFQAKQSPNGIVPTLRSFFASVNRGTWIAWKQVNSKEQNNFQQSVDVEDANYSVRRIPLSAEQVKHFYHITSKEAFWPILHSFPYHFTYESSDWENFKTINRLFAEAACEEAAEDALIWVHDYNLWLVPQYIREIKPNARIAFFHHTPFPSVDIFNILPWREAIVDSLLCCDICGFHIPRYSENFVNVARSLREVEVLKTQPVPDHLTSTGTALAEPEMVTQLRYKGQIVNIDALPVGTDADQILTELHKPETQQRLEEVRSELNGRKLIIAAGRVDYVKGNREMLEAFERLLERRPELHGQIHFVMTCVSAASGMRVYKNAQKQIEQLVGKINGRFARFDWMPVLLFTQPVPYRDLICYYRAADICWTTPLRDGLNLVAKEYIVAHEGQGGALVLSEFVGAAVELPEAILTNPYSMDRMDHSIDRALDMSEEEQKTSMESMYQTVTTYDVKYWADHLFAMFQKLEHQTASGADTDKKVVNV